Proteins encoded together in one Petroclostridium xylanilyticum window:
- a CDS encoding class I SAM-dependent methyltransferase: MDNISEVFEFYNAGAEIGRLERGLGKVELYRTKEILQKYITSTNNIIYDIGGGIGIYSSWLAELGNEVHLLELAPSAVEYAIKNQKENNTYIAEVCDARNVNRPDESADIVLLMGPLYHLQNRDDRLQVLN; the protein is encoded by the coding sequence ATGGATAATATAAGTGAGGTATTTGAGTTTTATAATGCTGGTGCGGAAATAGGCAGATTAGAAAGAGGACTTGGAAAAGTAGAATTATATAGAACTAAAGAAATATTGCAAAAATATATTACCAGCACTAATAATATAATTTACGATATTGGTGGAGGTATCGGAATTTACTCTTCTTGGCTCGCAGAGTTGGGAAACGAAGTACATCTTTTAGAATTAGCACCATCGGCAGTTGAATATGCAATTAAGAATCAAAAGGAAAATAATACGTACATAGCAGAGGTTTGTGACGCAAGAAATGTTAACAGACCGGATGAAAGTGCGGATATTGTATTGCTTATGGGACCGTTGTACCATTTGCAAAACAGGGATGACAGACTGCAAGTTCTGAATTAG
- a CDS encoding serine hydrolase domain-containing protein, translated as MSIYLKDFFVQKYSNDTPGMGVIANQKGKIVFKDMIGLANCEHKIPIDLDTVFNLASVSKQFAGMAILQLIEKGELHTSDKMIKYIPELRHYADNVTIYQLVHHSSGLIDYNELLWQKARNNSLYSTNEEVLSLLKSEEHLCFIPGSKFDYSNSNYVMLALIIERITGLTFRNYLKQYIFDVIGMQNTTVFNEEQPIISHRAYGYEKNGEQWKCFYVDTLATGCANVFSSLSDLKKWDDALYGDKLIREDTKSAIFKPGLDSSGNILTASWGGYSYGWMIQDRCGEKTIWHTGGDAGFRSIIVRFYEKEFSVILLCNSANLNWQDAYAFIENLYKQFNE; from the coding sequence ATGAGCATATATTTAAAGGACTTCTTTGTCCAAAAGTATAGTAATGACACACCTGGAATGGGAGTTATTGCCAATCAAAAAGGCAAAATAGTGTTTAAGGATATGATTGGTCTTGCAAATTGTGAACATAAAATACCGATAGATTTAGATACAGTCTTTAATTTGGCTTCTGTCTCAAAACAGTTTGCAGGTATGGCTATTCTCCAACTTATTGAAAAAGGAGAACTTCATACAAGTGATAAAATGATTAAATACATACCAGAATTGCGGCATTACGCTGATAATGTTACAATCTATCAATTGGTTCATCATTCGTCAGGATTAATTGATTATAATGAACTTCTTTGGCAAAAAGCCAGAAATAATTCTCTTTATTCCACTAATGAAGAAGTTCTGAGTCTGTTGAAAAGTGAGGAACATCTTTGCTTTATTCCTGGCAGCAAATTTGATTACTCTAACTCCAACTATGTGATGTTGGCATTGATTATTGAAAGAATAACTGGCTTAACATTTAGAAATTACCTAAAACAGTATATTTTTGATGTAATAGGTATGCAGAACACCACTGTCTTTAATGAAGAACAGCCAATCATATCCCACAGAGCCTATGGGTATGAGAAGAATGGAGAACAGTGGAAATGTTTTTATGTAGATACACTTGCAACGGGATGTGCGAATGTTTTTTCTTCTTTATCGGATTTGAAAAAATGGGATGATGCCTTATATGGCGATAAACTAATAAGAGAGGATACGAAGAGTGCAATATTTAAGCCAGGTCTGGACTCGTCTGGCAATATATTAACTGCATCATGGGGTGGATATAGTTATGGGTGGATGATACAAGACCGATGCGGAGAAAAGACAATTTGGCATACAGGTGGAGATGCAGGTTTCAGAAGTATCATTGTCAGATTTTATGAAAAGGAATTTAGTGTTATCTTGCTCTGTAATTCAGCAAATTTAAATTGGCAGGATGCCTATGCGTTTATTGAAAATTTATATAAGCAGTTCAATGAGTAA
- a CDS encoding DUF3626 domain-containing protein: MLHYQKDAIDKVRKYAESKNAEHTAYLEKICKPFNVDVCLLINQVLSKPITINLHTDRFSNNGKTVMGNLLEQGQYHGQFRTGTTNGGKSAFIGGDRFLWEQRIFFDAYPPESIDRPKYGALNILIQHLMLNQNY, from the coding sequence GTGTTGCATTATCAAAAAGACGCTATTGATAAAGTGAGAAAATATGCGGAATCGAAAAATGCAGAACATACAGCATATTTAGAGAAAATTTGCAAGCCGTTTAATGTTGATGTTTGTTTGCTGATAAATCAAGTTTTATCTAAACCTATTACCATAAATTTGCATACCGACAGATTTTCTAATAACGGAAAAACTGTTATGGGAAACTTGTTAGAACAGGGACAATATCATGGTCAATTTCGTACTGGCACAACCAATGGTGGAAAATCTGCATTTATCGGCGGAGATAGATTTTTATGGGAACAACGTATATTTTTTGATGCTTACCCTCCCGAATCAATAGACCGTCCTAAATATGGTGCTTTAAATATTTTGATTCAACATTTAATGTTGAATCAAAATTATTAA
- a CDS encoding AraC family transcriptional regulator: protein MDFPVHLEKIKDLRTNASCDYHIEIHEDRKYFIPHSHNFLEFSYVIQGMGRETINGKSHVMKPGTFSILLPYQVHSLYYDSNTPLKYYVVTISMELLIGKNNIFSELGELLLRNHPDLSSSIHLEGDKAIKMNEIFKQMHHHYYDQTLTGNILAKAKIIEALALSVNWRQKSSLSSTANHTKSSITHTHNSRFWDIVYYVHTHYNERLSLNYLSEVFDMSVPYISTSFKKILGVKYLDFLNEVRIQNACALLASTNISITDIAYETGFDSYSTFSRVFKKLRGVSAKEYRKLVKH, encoded by the coding sequence ATGGACTTCCCTGTTCATTTAGAAAAAATTAAGGATTTACGTACAAATGCATCCTGTGATTATCATATTGAAATTCATGAAGATAGAAAATATTTTATCCCTCATAGTCATAACTTTCTTGAGTTTAGTTATGTTATCCAAGGAATGGGTAGAGAAACTATAAATGGGAAATCTCATGTGATGAAGCCCGGAACATTTTCTATCCTTTTGCCTTATCAAGTTCATTCACTTTACTATGATTCCAATACACCTCTTAAATATTATGTAGTCACCATAAGTATGGAACTGCTTATAGGTAAAAATAATATTTTTTCAGAGTTGGGGGAACTATTACTTAGAAATCATCCGGATTTATCTTCTTCTATTCACCTCGAAGGGGATAAAGCTATAAAAATGAATGAGATATTTAAGCAAATGCATCATCATTATTATGATCAAACTCTCACAGGAAATATTCTTGCAAAGGCAAAAATAATTGAAGCACTTGCATTATCAGTAAACTGGAGGCAAAAATCTTCTTTATCATCAACCGCAAATCATACTAAATCCTCCATTACTCACACTCATAATAGTCGTTTTTGGGATATTGTTTATTACGTTCATACTCATTACAATGAAAGACTTTCCTTAAATTATTTATCTGAAGTTTTTGATATGAGCGTGCCTTATATAAGTACATCTTTCAAAAAAATACTGGGCGTTAAGTATTTGGATTTTTTAAATGAAGTTCGTATTCAAAATGCCTGTGCCCTACTTGCTTCAACAAATATCTCTATAACAGATATTGCCTATGAAACAGGCTTTGATTCCTATTCTACATTCTCAAGAGTATTTAAAAAGCTGCGAGGTGTAAGTGCAAAAGAATATCGTAAGTTAGTAAAGCATTAG
- a CDS encoding pyruvate formate lyase family protein, which yields MDYLKELEYAVEFTELYKNCLSMPKELREVKCLEMQIEHVLQPIQEKDLVAGFMKHGFVGFSPQYGGIYTYYFHKEQVQKALGALGGSITSDFATQVQEMIDFWEEEQTMSKLNKRFKDTHGFILPQAYTQPGLANAFARIAGTNVDLDKLIRLGIPGLREEIQKARKQKDNAFYEALERSLDLLCKACDIYIRNAKELLQEETRTKRRKELCEMIYILENIKMQKPASFKEGVQLFWIYAVVSDLMNYGRMDVYLGDLYCNDIDNGVISEEEAIEYLSSLWRHFVRIGKVHDCRVIVGGVGRRNEEKADRLALTIMEVSRRVKEVVPQLTLRYYKGMNEQLLDTALQIIGEGYCYPIIYSDETNVPAIMKAYEVSREEAERYVPFGCGEYVLEGLSTGTPNNGINLLKALELVLHDGYDRVWNMQLEEPFGGIEKLDTFDKLFEQYCVYVERNVRLLAEQMKMNYDVAGEEAGYLFISLLMDDCIKRGCPLLDGGVRYLNAASEVFGMISCADSLSAIKKLVYDEKKFTLQQVVEMLDANFEGYERERKLFKKAPKYGNDDEYADNMAQKVFNHIAEATMREGKRVGLNKYLMVSVNNSMSAEWGVYCLASACGRKYKDPMANGNGASIGADQNGLTSLLNSMSKFNNTKHVGVINNIKLTKKMFKNSYEKLKNVVVTFFNHNGVQLNFSCVGKDDLENAMKEPDKYRNLIVRIGGFSARFVELNPVVQNEIIRRTTYEG from the coding sequence ATGGATTATTTAAAAGAGCTAGAGTATGCTGTAGAATTTACTGAATTATATAAGAACTGTTTATCTATGCCGAAAGAGTTAAGAGAGGTAAAATGTCTTGAAATGCAAATTGAGCATGTACTTCAGCCCATCCAGGAGAAGGACTTAGTCGCAGGATTTATGAAGCACGGATTTGTAGGATTTAGTCCGCAGTATGGTGGCATATATACCTATTATTTTCATAAAGAACAGGTACAAAAGGCGTTAGGTGCGCTTGGAGGTTCTATTACATCCGATTTTGCTACACAGGTACAGGAAATGATAGATTTTTGGGAAGAAGAACAAACGATGAGCAAACTGAATAAACGATTTAAAGATACTCATGGTTTTATACTTCCACAAGCGTACACACAACCGGGATTAGCCAATGCGTTTGCAAGGATTGCCGGAACTAATGTAGACCTCGATAAACTTATTAGACTTGGAATACCGGGATTAAGAGAAGAAATTCAAAAGGCGAGAAAGCAGAAGGACAATGCATTTTACGAAGCCCTTGAACGTTCATTGGATTTACTGTGCAAGGCCTGTGACATATATATAAGGAATGCAAAAGAATTATTACAAGAAGAAACTCGTACAAAGAGGAGAAAAGAATTATGCGAAATGATTTATATTTTAGAAAATATTAAGATGCAAAAGCCTGCGAGTTTTAAAGAAGGTGTACAGCTTTTCTGGATATATGCAGTGGTTTCAGATTTAATGAACTACGGAAGAATGGATGTTTACTTAGGAGACTTATATTGTAATGATATAGACAACGGTGTTATCAGTGAAGAAGAAGCTATAGAATACTTAAGTTCACTGTGGAGACATTTTGTAAGAATAGGAAAAGTGCATGATTGTCGTGTCATTGTAGGAGGAGTAGGCAGAAGAAATGAAGAGAAAGCGGATCGGCTTGCGCTTACGATTATGGAAGTTTCAAGGAGAGTGAAAGAGGTAGTTCCACAGCTGACCTTAAGATATTACAAAGGGATGAATGAACAGCTTTTAGATACAGCGCTACAGATCATTGGTGAGGGCTACTGCTATCCGATTATATATAGTGATGAGACGAATGTTCCTGCGATTATGAAAGCTTATGAAGTTAGCAGGGAGGAAGCAGAAAGATATGTCCCCTTTGGCTGTGGTGAATATGTATTAGAAGGGTTAAGTACAGGTACACCAAATAACGGAATTAATTTATTGAAGGCATTAGAGCTTGTCTTGCATGATGGCTATGATAGAGTATGGAACATGCAATTAGAAGAACCTTTTGGTGGGATTGAAAAATTAGATACGTTCGATAAGTTATTTGAACAATATTGTGTATATGTGGAAAGAAATGTTCGATTATTAGCAGAACAAATGAAAATGAATTATGACGTTGCAGGAGAAGAGGCAGGATACCTTTTTATTTCACTTCTTATGGATGACTGCATCAAGAGGGGCTGTCCGTTACTTGATGGTGGCGTAAGATACCTCAATGCTGCTTCAGAAGTATTTGGTATGATAAGCTGTGCAGATAGTCTTTCAGCGATAAAAAAGCTTGTTTATGATGAAAAAAAATTCACGCTTCAACAGGTAGTAGAGATGTTGGATGCAAATTTTGAAGGCTATGAAAGAGAAAGAAAGCTTTTTAAGAAAGCGCCAAAGTATGGGAATGACGATGAGTATGCTGACAATATGGCACAGAAAGTATTCAATCATATTGCAGAAGCGACGATGAGAGAGGGAAAAAGAGTAGGGCTAAACAAGTATCTAATGGTCAGCGTAAATAATTCAATGAGTGCAGAATGGGGAGTATACTGCCTTGCGTCTGCATGTGGAAGAAAATATAAAGACCCTATGGCAAATGGTAATGGTGCTTCTATAGGTGCAGACCAGAATGGCCTGACATCTCTTCTGAATTCAATGTCAAAATTTAACAACACAAAGCATGTAGGAGTAATTAATAACATTAAACTTACAAAGAAAATGTTTAAAAATTCATACGAAAAGTTGAAGAATGTAGTCGTTACTTTTTTTAATCATAATGGGGTACAGCTAAATTTCTCTTGTGTCGGGAAAGATGACCTTGAGAATGCAATGAAAGAACCGGATAAATATAGAAATCTTATTGTTAGAATAGGTGGTTTCAGTGCCAGATTTGTAGAATTAAACCCTGTTGTACAAAATGAAATCATTAGGAGAACGACTTATGAAGGATAA
- a CDS encoding class I SAM-dependent methyltransferase gives MGTGQATVPFLATGCTVTAIEIGEDLAEYSKEKFKEYKNFSIYNTSFEDFKCDDNSFDILYSATAFHWIPEDIGYPKALKILKNGGTLALFWNKPFVKREDDLLHQKI, from the coding sequence ATTGGTACTGGTCAAGCAACTGTACCTTTTCTAGCGACAGGCTGTACTGTAACAGCCATTGAAATTGGAGAAGACCTTGCAGAATACTCGAAAGAAAAGTTTAAAGAATATAAAAATTTCAGTATATATAATACTTCATTCGAGGATTTTAAATGTGATGATAATAGTTTTGATATTCTTTACTCTGCAACAGCATTTCATTGGATTCCTGAAGATATAGGTTATCCAAAGGCATTAAAGATATTAAAAAATGGTGGAACTTTAGCATTGTTTTGGAATAAACCATTTGTAAAACGAGAAGATGATTTATTACATCAAAAAATTTAA